A part of Paenibacillus sp. sptzw28 genomic DNA contains:
- the fliR gene encoding flagellar biosynthetic protein FliR — MDVFLKGFPIFLLIFCRITSFFVVAPVFSSRNVPASFKIGFCFIVSLLVFLTYGLKQTIVPDAGFILIIVREILAGVLLGFTSYLFFAAIQTAGAFMDLQIGFGIADVIDPMTGASAPLLANLKFMIATLIFLSINGHHYLLSAILQSYEWIPLSNSLFSRLYEGSIADFLVRTFADTFMLALQMSAPIVVAMFLTDVGLGFLARTAPQYNVFVIGIPLKIIIGLLMLAIMLPGLVIIFNHLFSQMFTAMNKLFVIIHGPVS; from the coding sequence ATGGATGTTTTTTTGAAAGGATTCCCTATTTTTTTGCTTATTTTTTGTCGAATAACCTCTTTTTTCGTCGTTGCGCCTGTATTTTCTTCCCGAAATGTACCGGCCTCATTTAAGATAGGGTTTTGTTTTATAGTATCGCTGCTCGTATTTTTGACCTATGGGTTAAAGCAAACTATTGTACCGGACGCCGGATTTATCTTGATCATCGTAAGGGAAATATTGGCGGGAGTTCTGCTTGGATTTACCTCATATTTATTTTTTGCAGCTATTCAAACTGCCGGCGCTTTTATGGACCTGCAGATAGGATTCGGCATCGCCGACGTAATCGACCCGATGACGGGCGCTTCCGCTCCGCTTCTCGCAAATTTGAAATTTATGATAGCGACTCTCATTTTCTTGTCCATAAACGGTCATCATTACTTGTTGTCCGCTATACTGCAGAGCTATGAGTGGATCCCGCTTTCTAATTCACTTTTCAGCCGTTTGTATGAAGGAAGCATTGCCGATTTCCTTGTGCGGACGTTTGCCGACACCTTTATGCTTGCGCTGCAAATGTCGGCGCCTATAGTCGTTGCCATGTTTTTAACTGATGTGGGACTTGGATTTCTTGCCAGAACGGCACCTCAATATAATGTGTTTGTCATCGGTATTCCGCTCAAAATCATAATAGGATTGCTGATGCTGGCTATCATGCTCCCAGGGCTCGTCATCATCTTCAATCATTTGTTTTCGCAGATGTTTACCGCCATGAATAAGCTGTTTGTCATCATTCATGGTCCCGTATCTTAG
- the fliQ gene encoding flagellar biosynthesis protein FliQ has protein sequence MSSDFVIALAGQAVYTVLKASAPMLVLGLVVGLIVSIFQATTQIQEQTLGFIPKIVAVLLSILLFGPWILNTLVDFTYNLLNNLYKYIG, from the coding sequence GTGAGTTCAGACTTCGTAATTGCTTTAGCTGGGCAAGCGGTGTACACGGTGTTGAAAGCCAGCGCACCGATGCTGGTTCTTGGGCTTGTCGTTGGACTGATCGTAAGTATCTTCCAGGCAACAACCCAAATCCAGGAACAGACGCTCGGATTCATTCCGAAAATTGTAGCGGTCCTGCTTTCGATTTTGCTGTTTGGTCCATGGATATTAAACACGCTGGTCGATTTCACTTACAACCTGCTGAACAACCTGTATAAATACATCGGATAG
- the fliP gene encoding flagellar type III secretion system pore protein FliP (The bacterial flagellar biogenesis protein FliP forms a type III secretion system (T3SS)-type pore required for flagellar assembly.), which yields MNKKIIISLIALQAIALLVHSHTFAAPLPNVSVNIGDGSEKPGTSALSLLLIITVLSVAPAILVLMTSFTRIVIVLGFVRTSLGTQQMPPNQVLIGLAMFLSFFIMAPTFGQVNEVALQPYLKGDLTQTEALSKAVVPMKKFMFNQTREKDLLLFMNYTKTAKPKTYEDIPITVMVPAYTLSELRTAFQMGFMIFIPFLVIDMVVASTLMAMGMMMLPPVMISLPFKILLFVLVDGWYLIVKSLLLSFHT from the coding sequence ATGAACAAGAAAATCATAATATCTTTGATCGCATTACAAGCGATCGCACTGTTGGTTCACAGCCACACGTTCGCAGCCCCATTGCCGAATGTCAGCGTGAATATCGGCGATGGAAGTGAAAAGCCGGGCACCAGCGCACTTTCACTGCTGCTTATTATTACAGTTTTGAGCGTTGCACCGGCTATTCTTGTGTTAATGACCAGTTTTACCCGGATTGTCATTGTTCTCGGGTTTGTACGAACTTCTCTTGGCACGCAGCAAATGCCGCCCAACCAAGTATTGATCGGTCTGGCTATGTTTCTTTCCTTCTTTATTATGGCGCCAACTTTCGGACAAGTGAACGAAGTGGCGCTCCAGCCTTATTTAAAGGGAGACTTAACTCAGACGGAAGCGCTTAGCAAAGCGGTAGTGCCAATGAAGAAGTTTATGTTTAACCAAACACGGGAGAAAGACCTGCTTCTATTTATGAATTACACAAAAACAGCGAAGCCAAAAACGTACGAGGATATTCCTATTACGGTAATGGTGCCGGCATACACCCTAAGTGAACTCCGAACCGCTTTTCAAATGGGGTTCATGATTTTCATACCATTCCTTGTTATCGATATGGTAGTGGCCAGCACACTTATGGCTATGGGGATGATGATGCTGCCCCCGGTAATGATCTCGTTGCCTTTTAAAATCTTGCTTTTCGTGCTTGTTGACGGATGGTATCTGATCGTGAAGTCTCTGCTGCTGAGTTTCCATACGTAA
- a CDS encoding flagellar biosynthetic protein FliO produces MKSKNGLRLAGLSLGGWLMTVNLAAAAPGQDGAPDIGGPGVGYFIWVIVALMLVIGLIVLLIKWLSARNRGWGNNRALRSLGGIPLGPNKSLQVVELSGRVYVVGVGDSITLLDKIEDAYAASAVLEAIDQQNSRHWNSSSIADLLSRLRNRKQNIEPTSEPWQAAASFQEMLQDKMKRQSVQKQKVEDLLKEQNHNDRLLDE; encoded by the coding sequence ATGAAAAGCAAAAACGGATTACGGCTTGCGGGCTTATCTCTCGGCGGGTGGCTTATGACAGTTAACCTGGCGGCGGCGGCGCCGGGGCAGGACGGGGCGCCTGATATCGGCGGCCCAGGAGTCGGTTACTTTATTTGGGTCATTGTTGCCCTCATGCTGGTCATCGGCCTTATTGTCCTTCTTATCAAGTGGCTCTCCGCACGAAATCGGGGATGGGGTAACAATCGTGCGCTCCGATCGCTAGGCGGTATTCCCCTTGGTCCTAATAAATCGCTGCAGGTTGTTGAACTATCGGGACGAGTATATGTGGTAGGGGTCGGAGACAGCATTACGCTTTTGGATAAAATCGAGGATGCTTATGCGGCTTCAGCCGTATTGGAGGCGATCGATCAGCAAAACAGCCGCCACTGGAACAGCTCATCAATTGCAGATTTGCTAAGCCGATTGCGAAACAGAAAGCAAAATATTGAGCCTACTTCGGAGCCGTGGCAAGCGGCAGCTTCTTTTCAAGAGATGCTGCAGGATAAGATGAAGCGTCAATCGGTTCAGAAACAAAAGGTAGAAGATCTGCTCAAGGAGCAAAATCACAACGATCGGTTGTTGGACGAATGA
- a CDS encoding response regulator, with amino-acid sequence MANRILIVDDAAFMRMMIRDILTKNGYEVVGEAQDGSQAIEKYKELKPDLITMDITMPEMDGIVALKEIKKIDGNAKVIMCSAMGQQAMVIDAIQAGAKDFIVKPFQADRVIEAIKKTLG; translated from the coding sequence ATGGCAAACCGCATTTTGATCGTAGACGATGCAGCGTTCATGAGAATGATGATTCGTGACATTTTAACGAAAAACGGGTACGAGGTTGTCGGAGAAGCACAGGACGGATCTCAGGCAATCGAAAAATACAAGGAGCTTAAACCTGACTTGATAACGATGGATATTACAATGCCGGAAATGGACGGGATCGTCGCCTTGAAAGAAATCAAAAAAATCGATGGAAACGCCAAAGTTATTATGTGTTCTGCGATGGGTCAGCAAGCTATGGTTATCGATGCAATTCAAGCAGGCGCAAAAGACTTTATCGTAAAACCGTTCCAGGCCGACCGGGTAATCGAGGCGATCAAGAAAACGCTTGGTTAA
- the fliY gene encoding flagellar motor switch phosphatase FliY, whose protein sequence is MTSKDYLSQEEIDALLRQSSDEPDMPEAAGLEQQLSDYLSSIEQDALGEIGNITFGSAATALSTLLGRKVDITTPTVSIIKRSELDDEFPKPHVAVSVRYVDGFQGINSLVIKTADAQTIADLMLGGEGKPANEELNEIHISAVQEAMNQMMGSSATSMSTIFNRFVNISPPGIDILNVSNGEGVDNLPPDDTFIKVSFRLAIGDLIDSTIMQLLPISFAKEMVSTLMGGAFDSEPVPAPAAPVSAPPAQTYAAPEPAPAAPPIPMSPPAAAAAHMEQSVPQYAAGPQTYGGLPNRNVNVQPVQFANFQGAPYIQPEDSNLNLLLDIPLKVTVELGRTQKQIKDILELSQGSIIELDKLAGEPVDILVNNKLIAKGEVVVIDENFGVRVTDIVSQWDRMQKLQ, encoded by the coding sequence ATGACGAGTAAAGATTACTTATCTCAAGAAGAAATCGATGCCCTGCTGCGTCAATCTTCCGATGAGCCGGATATGCCCGAGGCGGCGGGACTGGAGCAGCAGCTAAGCGATTACTTAAGCTCCATCGAACAGGATGCTTTAGGGGAAATCGGTAATATCACATTTGGCAGCGCTGCAACCGCATTATCGACATTGCTCGGTAGAAAAGTAGATATTACAACACCTACGGTATCTATAATCAAACGAAGCGAACTTGATGATGAATTTCCAAAGCCGCACGTTGCAGTTTCCGTCCGCTATGTAGACGGGTTTCAAGGGATCAATTCACTCGTCATTAAGACCGCGGACGCACAAACGATAGCGGATTTGATGCTTGGAGGAGAAGGGAAACCGGCGAACGAAGAACTCAATGAGATTCACATTAGCGCCGTACAAGAAGCAATGAACCAAATGATGGGCTCATCTGCTACCTCAATGTCCACGATATTCAACCGGTTTGTAAACATATCGCCGCCCGGCATTGATATATTAAACGTTTCTAATGGCGAAGGCGTAGATAACTTGCCGCCTGACGATACATTCATAAAGGTTTCGTTCCGACTGGCAATCGGAGATCTGATCGATTCTACCATTATGCAGCTGCTTCCTATTTCTTTTGCAAAAGAAATGGTGTCAACACTTATGGGGGGAGCTTTCGACTCAGAACCTGTCCCGGCCCCTGCAGCGCCTGTCAGCGCACCACCGGCGCAGACGTATGCGGCTCCGGAACCGGCACCTGCGGCACCGCCCATTCCAATGTCACCGCCTGCTGCGGCGGCAGCGCATATGGAGCAGTCCGTGCCTCAATACGCTGCCGGACCGCAGACCTATGGCGGGCTGCCTAACCGGAATGTAAATGTGCAGCCGGTACAATTTGCAAATTTTCAAGGCGCGCCTTATATACAACCGGAAGATTCGAATCTGAATTTGCTGCTCGACATTCCGCTGAAGGTCACGGTGGAATTGGGAAGAACACAGAAGCAAATCAAGGATATTCTTGAACTGTCGCAAGGTTCAATTATTGAGCTCGATAAGCTTGCGGGCGAACCGGTGGATATACTTGTCAATAATAAACTGATTGCTAAAGGTGAAGTCGTCGTTATCGATGAAAACTTCGGTGTGCGGGTTACCGACATAGTCAGCCAATGGGACCGCATGCAAAAATTGCAATAA
- the fliM gene encoding flagellar motor switch protein FliM, with amino-acid sequence MVDVLSQNEIDALLAALSSGEMDAEELKKEDTQKKIRSYEFKRALRFSKDHLRSLTRVHENFARYLTTYFSAQLRTFVQISVVQVEQLPYDEFIRSIPKMTILNIFEAEPLEGRMVLEVHPNVAYAMLDRMLGGQGMAPSKINALTEIETIIMERIFSRAFESLQEAWKTVIDISPRMEALETNPQFMQIVSPNETIALISLSTKIGDTTGMINLCIPHVVIEPIMPRLSVHHWFVSQKKTRAPEEIEVLKQRVSKAKLPIVAELGQSSISIREFLGLGVGDVIALNKPISEGLDIKVGEKLKFKGSPGSVKDRLAIQIDEVLTEGVEEEYDE; translated from the coding sequence TTGGTTGATGTTTTGTCGCAGAATGAAATTGACGCGTTGCTTGCTGCTTTATCATCCGGAGAGATGGACGCAGAGGAATTGAAAAAGGAAGATACGCAGAAGAAAATTCGGTCCTACGAATTCAAGCGTGCGCTCCGTTTCTCGAAGGATCACCTCCGGAGCTTGACCCGGGTACACGAAAACTTCGCGCGATATTTGACAACCTATTTCTCGGCGCAGCTTCGCACCTTTGTTCAAATTAGTGTCGTCCAAGTAGAGCAGCTGCCATACGATGAATTTATTCGATCGATTCCGAAGATGACGATACTGAACATCTTTGAAGCGGAGCCGCTGGAAGGTCGGATGGTTCTCGAAGTGCACCCGAACGTCGCATATGCGATGCTTGACCGGATGCTCGGGGGCCAGGGAATGGCGCCATCCAAGATCAATGCATTGACTGAAATAGAAACCATCATCATGGAGCGAATTTTCAGTCGCGCTTTTGAAAGCCTGCAGGAAGCGTGGAAGACGGTTATCGATATATCGCCGAGGATGGAAGCGCTGGAGACGAACCCGCAATTTATGCAAATCGTCTCTCCAAACGAGACTATTGCACTTATATCGCTTAGTACGAAGATCGGTGATACAACTGGAATGATCAACTTGTGTATTCCTCACGTAGTAATCGAGCCGATCATGCCGCGGTTATCCGTACATCATTGGTTTGTTTCCCAGAAGAAAACACGTGCGCCAGAAGAGATAGAAGTATTGAAACAGCGGGTCAGTAAAGCAAAGCTTCCGATTGTGGCAGAGCTTGGACAGTCCAGCATATCAATTCGCGAATTTCTGGGACTGGGCGTCGGAGATGTCATCGCTTTGAATAAGCCGATCAGTGAAGGATTGGACATTAAGGTCGGAGAAAAGCTCAAATTTAAAGGAAGCCCGGGCTCGGTCAAAGACCGATTGGCCATTCAGATCGACGAGGTTCTCACCGAAGGAGTGGAAGAGGAATATGACGAGTAA
- a CDS encoding flagellar basal body-associated FliL family protein — protein sequence MKKMLPWLITILLAITLIAIVAVILYNSMMSGDATKDATGKAASSADKVKVVHLDADERVAVTSEITDIKTNLAGDDYIAVMGFAFQLDEKSTKEDFDKIKDIEIKPIIIRTLADITPEEINGSRGKDELCAKLLNLINPQLPDGKLVNVQVTDFIVTKL from the coding sequence ATGAAAAAGATGCTGCCCTGGTTGATTACGATATTGCTTGCGATTACGCTAATCGCTATAGTGGCCGTTATTTTATACAACTCTATGATGAGCGGCGACGCAACAAAAGATGCAACGGGGAAAGCTGCCAGCAGTGCGGATAAAGTGAAAGTCGTGCACCTTGATGCAGATGAGCGGGTTGCAGTCACGAGTGAGATCACGGATATCAAAACGAATCTGGCCGGTGACGATTATATTGCAGTAATGGGATTTGCATTCCAGCTCGATGAGAAATCAACGAAAGAAGATTTCGACAAAATTAAAGATATCGAGATCAAACCGATTATTATTCGTACACTGGCGGATATTACACCGGAGGAAATCAATGGATCTCGCGGAAAAGACGAGCTGTGTGCGAAATTGCTTAACTTGATTAATCCGCAGCTTCCCGACGGTAAGCTCGTTAACGTCCAAGTGACGGATTTTATAGTAACGAAGCTCTAA
- a CDS encoding flagellar FlbD family protein encodes MIAVTRLNGTQYYVNALLIETVEETPDTLITLTTGKKILVLEKAADLISSIQLYLRSIGVYAATLKSGQTEGPST; translated from the coding sequence ATGATTGCTGTAACGCGTTTGAACGGTACTCAATATTATGTCAACGCGCTGCTTATCGAAACGGTCGAAGAAACGCCTGATACGTTAATTACACTTACAACGGGTAAAAAAATACTGGTCTTGGAGAAAGCGGCAGATTTGATTTCCTCCATTCAGTTGTATCTTCGCTCGATCGGCGTTTATGCGGCGACCCTAAAGAGCGGACAAACGGAGGGACCCTCGACATGA
- the flgG gene encoding flagellar basal body rod protein FlgG, with amino-acid sequence MLRSMYSGVSGMRGFQTKLDVIGNNIANVNTVGFKAGRVMFKDILSQSVAGVTRPEDGTTGGVNAKQIGLGVALASIDTVHTPGSAMTTNVPTDLRIDGDGFFAVSPDDGTTKYLTRAGNFTLDALGQLVNGDGMFVLDSGGAPIKLDPAAVKSFSIAQDGSIIGVADDGTSSVVAQLGIMKVVNPGGLEKLGGNLYKMTQNANANGDETLTTAGDLTAGTGAIVAGQLEMSNVDLTSEFTEMIVAQRGFQANSRIITTSDEILQEVVNLKR; translated from the coding sequence ATGTTAAGGTCAATGTATTCCGGTGTGTCAGGTATGCGGGGATTTCAAACTAAGCTTGATGTAATCGGCAACAATATCGCGAACGTTAATACTGTCGGCTTCAAGGCTGGCCGCGTTATGTTCAAGGACATCCTGAGCCAGTCCGTTGCGGGAGTAACACGCCCCGAAGACGGAACTACCGGCGGAGTAAACGCGAAGCAAATCGGTCTTGGCGTTGCTCTCGCCTCCATCGACACCGTTCATACTCCCGGAAGCGCCATGACTACGAACGTGCCGACCGATCTTCGGATTGACGGTGACGGATTTTTCGCGGTATCGCCCGACGACGGCACTACCAAATATCTTACTCGCGCCGGTAACTTCACTCTCGATGCTCTCGGTCAACTTGTGAATGGTGACGGGATGTTCGTCCTTGATTCAGGCGGTGCACCGATAAAACTTGATCCTGCAGCCGTGAAGTCGTTCTCGATTGCACAAGACGGATCGATAATCGGCGTTGCTGATGACGGAACCAGCTCTGTAGTCGCTCAATTGGGCATTATGAAAGTAGTTAACCCCGGCGGTCTTGAGAAGCTCGGTGGAAACTTATACAAAATGACTCAGAATGCGAATGCTAACGGTGATGAAACATTGACTACCGCCGGCGATCTGACAGCCGGAACAGGCGCAATCGTCGCAGGTCAGCTTGAAATGTCAAATGTGGATTTGACTTCGGAGTTCACGGAAATGATTGTCGCACAGCGCGGTTTCCAGGCTAATTCAAGAATTATCACGACATCCGACGAAATTTTGCAAGAGGTTGTTAATTTAAAACGATAG
- a CDS encoding TIGR02530 family flagellar biosynthesis protein — MNDQFTIGDLRLNGVNPQVRKQSRQEGSTATVSFKETLGRSILNFSHHAELRLAQRGISLKPEALAKIGHAIDQAAAKGAKDSLVVYREIAMIVNIPSRTVVTAMDGNTVQGNVFTQIDSAVIVS, encoded by the coding sequence GTGAATGATCAATTCACGATCGGAGATCTTCGTTTGAACGGAGTGAATCCTCAGGTACGCAAGCAGTCACGGCAGGAGGGTTCAACGGCAACGGTTTCTTTTAAGGAAACTCTCGGACGCAGTATTCTCAATTTCAGTCATCATGCAGAACTAAGGCTTGCGCAGCGTGGAATCTCATTAAAACCGGAGGCCTTGGCGAAAATAGGCCATGCAATCGATCAGGCAGCGGCCAAAGGAGCGAAAGACTCGTTAGTCGTATACCGGGAGATTGCCATGATCGTCAATATACCCAGTCGAACCGTGGTTACCGCGATGGATGGCAATACGGTTCAGGGCAATGTATTTACTCAGATTGACAGTGCGGTAATTGTTTCATAA
- a CDS encoding flagellar hook capping FlgD N-terminal domain-containing protein: MSNDAISTGNVWPYYAKSNVQTASAKTKDETLGKDDFLRILVTQLQNQDPMQPLQDKDFIAQMAQFSSVEQLMNMTGELTKIRQNLGMASSMIGKDVEWYQTGQTGELISKSGKVDSILIKDGTQYARVGDLDIKLDDIISIAEGGEQTSE; this comes from the coding sequence ATGTCAAACGATGCAATCTCCACCGGAAATGTATGGCCTTATTATGCTAAGAGCAATGTTCAGACCGCATCGGCTAAGACGAAAGACGAAACGCTTGGAAAAGATGATTTTCTGCGAATTCTGGTTACTCAGCTTCAAAATCAGGACCCGATGCAGCCGCTGCAAGATAAAGATTTTATTGCACAAATGGCGCAGTTCTCTTCGGTTGAACAGTTAATGAATATGACGGGTGAACTGACCAAGATTCGCCAAAATCTTGGAATGGCCTCCAGCATGATCGGCAAGGATGTGGAGTGGTATCAAACCGGCCAAACCGGCGAGCTCATTTCAAAGAGCGGCAAAGTTGATTCGATACTGATTAAAGACGGTACGCAGTACGCCAGAGTCGGTGATCTGGATATCAAACTCGACGATATCATTTCCATCGCCGAAGGTGGTGAACAAACGAGTGAATGA
- a CDS encoding flagellar hook-length control protein FliK — MQMSISQAAPAVSQAQPGGNGTKGTAPESNGFDQTLEQTISGVLTTTGQSQAPVTGEAAAIPINANALTGLLGSNFTAADLLKAIEELLKKLDSQDDPKGDSAVSENDMADTLKQLDELLALLGMPVLQQPAADPANVNPADENAGQASIDSNTAIKLSEAVQTGLAQQSAALIPKSLSSPEEQSGHNKEVMTALKFGLQDALMDLRSFLQQGRGGKVTLDQLDLIGKQLTQVKQMLDGVMPQRVKIQHAAVPNVESADAMPNIQTTQASNSHLHRMANQLLHVGLLKVLPSKQETVSADKPAEELAASSSTAVPIAGSQEQQRQIHPVKIAAPIPVQQFAETMQSLVAKQFNVSSVNGVSEARISLFPEHLGQVDVRITVHNGQLTALFLTDTTAAKDILENQMAQLRSSLQSQGLQVDKLEVSQTTVQTSMFQDRQGHGGREQQADKRNKSESDTLGEVTAFDVDLEGKAAEQAVDRRMGLGRGIHTLV; from the coding sequence ATGCAAATGTCTATTTCTCAAGCGGCGCCGGCCGTAAGTCAAGCACAGCCCGGCGGCAACGGTACAAAAGGCACGGCTCCCGAAAGCAATGGCTTCGATCAAACGCTTGAACAGACGATCTCCGGCGTTCTAACCACAACAGGCCAGTCACAAGCTCCGGTCACCGGAGAAGCGGCGGCGATTCCGATAAACGCTAACGCGCTTACTGGACTGCTGGGCAGCAATTTTACCGCAGCCGATCTGCTGAAAGCTATTGAAGAGCTATTGAAAAAGCTGGATTCGCAAGATGACCCGAAGGGTGACAGCGCCGTTAGTGAAAACGATATGGCGGATACCTTGAAGCAGCTGGACGAGCTTCTAGCTTTACTAGGCATGCCTGTGCTGCAGCAGCCTGCAGCCGATCCAGCTAACGTTAATCCAGCAGATGAAAATGCCGGACAAGCTTCTATTGATTCGAATACGGCGATTAAATTATCCGAAGCTGTCCAGACCGGGCTCGCCCAGCAATCAGCTGCATTGATACCGAAATCATTGTCTTCGCCGGAAGAACAGTCGGGCCATAATAAAGAAGTGATGACAGCATTGAAGTTCGGGCTTCAGGACGCGTTAATGGATCTTCGGTCTTTTCTGCAGCAAGGGAGAGGCGGCAAAGTTACTCTCGATCAGCTTGATTTGATTGGCAAGCAGCTTACGCAAGTCAAGCAGATGCTTGATGGTGTGATGCCGCAACGCGTTAAAATTCAGCATGCTGCTGTTCCTAACGTTGAATCGGCAGATGCTATGCCGAATATACAGACGACGCAGGCTTCCAATTCACATCTTCACCGGATGGCTAATCAGCTGCTGCATGTCGGATTGTTAAAGGTTCTTCCTTCGAAGCAAGAAACGGTATCTGCTGATAAACCGGCAGAAGAATTGGCGGCTAGCAGCAGTACGGCTGTCCCAATTGCCGGAAGCCAAGAACAGCAGCGGCAAATCCACCCGGTCAAGATTGCGGCTCCCATTCCGGTGCAACAGTTTGCCGAAACGATGCAGAGCCTAGTTGCGAAGCAGTTTAACGTATCATCGGTTAATGGCGTATCCGAAGCGCGTATATCGCTGTTCCCGGAGCACCTTGGACAAGTTGACGTACGGATTACGGTACATAACGGTCAACTGACAGCCCTTTTCTTGACAGATACGACAGCAGCTAAAGATATACTCGAAAATCAGATGGCACAGCTTCGCTCATCGCTTCAGTCTCAAGGGCTGCAGGTTGATAAGCTTGAGGTTTCGCAAACCACGGTTCAGACAAGCATGTTCCAGGACCGCCAAGGTCACGGCGGAAGAGAACAGCAGGCCGACAAGCGAAATAAATCGGAAAGCGATACCTTGGGGGAAGTGACGGCCTTTGATGTCGACCTGGAGGGAAAAGCGGCCGAGCAGGCGGTCGATCGGCGCATGGGACTCGGCAGAGGGATTCACACTTTAGTGTGA
- a CDS encoding MotE family protein: MADLEMEKQGYSGFERFMFFVTPVLFTLVLLGVLVTLFNVDLRNKALEIGHSIPFLKQVLPEPASGGQQGVVDEGKLKTANSAAKIAELTSKLAAKEAELAKAAEETAKQSQQITDLQGQIAQLKQVNEVKRLDDEQYQSKISELAGMYAKITPSKAAPILESMQIEDAVLVLDAMRPDDRVNILEKMTPKVAAQATVMLKDVKTAKDRQIAALQAEIKQQETAASQPQTVLDTTQLKATFSTMDPKTAGALLLKMADLTPSKVLRILDAVDDASRSRIVAEMSSQNKDVTAQLVSKLMTGK; the protein is encoded by the coding sequence TTGGCGGACTTGGAAATGGAAAAGCAAGGTTACAGCGGCTTCGAACGGTTTATGTTTTTCGTTACGCCGGTGCTGTTTACACTTGTGCTGCTCGGTGTACTTGTCACTTTGTTTAATGTTGATTTACGCAATAAAGCGCTTGAGATCGGCCATTCGATCCCGTTTCTCAAGCAAGTGCTTCCTGAGCCTGCTTCTGGCGGTCAACAGGGCGTTGTTGACGAAGGGAAATTAAAAACCGCGAACAGTGCGGCGAAAATTGCCGAGCTGACTTCGAAGCTTGCAGCGAAAGAAGCGGAGTTGGCAAAAGCGGCCGAAGAGACAGCAAAGCAATCGCAACAAATCACCGACTTGCAAGGACAAATAGCCCAGCTGAAACAGGTAAACGAAGTTAAACGTCTCGACGACGAGCAGTATCAAAGCAAAATCAGCGAGCTGGCTGGTATGTATGCGAAGATTACTCCAAGCAAGGCGGCGCCTATTCTTGAAAGCATGCAGATTGAAGATGCAGTCCTCGTCCTCGATGCGATGCGGCCTGATGACCGTGTTAACATTTTGGAAAAAATGACGCCTAAGGTGGCAGCGCAAGCCACTGTGATGCTTAAGGACGTAAAGACAGCCAAAGACCGGCAAATCGCAGCATTGCAAGCGGAAATCAAGCAGCAGGAAACAGCTGCGTCACAGCCGCAAACCGTGCTCGACACAACTCAGCTTAAGGCAACCTTCTCAACTATGGACCCAAAGACCGCCGGTGCGCTGCTGCTAAAAATGGCGGACCTAACTCCAAGCAAGGTATTGCGGATATTGGATGCGGTGGACGATGCTTCAAGGTCAAGAATTGTAGCTGAAATGTCTAGCCAGAATAAAGACGTTACTGCACAGCTTGTCTCGAAGCTGATGACCGGCAAATAG
- the fliJ gene encoding flagellar export protein FliJ, whose product MAKFEYAYQKIVDLKSSEKTQAEWLLSAAFGKLQSEETTLDNLLQERESWSSRLQEASLTAVPLSDLMIMQHYVDFIDSSITSKRIDVSKARQQVDDSRTFLSDKMMDEKVWQKSKERALNRFRTMLQLKEQNEMDELATVRYMTSVT is encoded by the coding sequence GTGGCAAAGTTTGAGTATGCGTATCAGAAGATCGTCGATCTTAAGTCAAGTGAGAAGACGCAAGCGGAATGGCTGTTATCGGCCGCATTCGGCAAGCTGCAATCTGAAGAAACGACGCTTGACAATCTATTGCAAGAGCGAGAATCGTGGTCAAGCCGCTTGCAGGAAGCTTCATTGACTGCCGTTCCGCTCTCGGATTTGATGATTATGCAGCACTATGTGGATTTCATCGATTCCTCCATCACCAGCAAACGGATTGATGTTAGTAAGGCCCGGCAGCAGGTGGACGACAGCCGTACGTTTCTCTCCGATAAGATGATGGATGAGAAGGTTTGGCAAAAATCGAAAGAACGAGCGCTTAACCGATTTCGCACTATGCTGCAGTTGAAGGAACAAAACGAAATGGATGAATTGGCAACTGTCCGTTACATGACTTCAGTCACATAA